The Tenebrio molitor chromosome 2, icTenMoli1.1, whole genome shotgun sequence DNA segment AAACACGTGCCTCGGTTTTCCTTGCGACAAATGTGGGGCCGTTCCCGAAGTGGACTACCATTTACCACCCCACGCGCTCCGACCACGTGTTACACAACGCCCCAAGATCTCACCCGCTCATAGGAAACCCCCTGATTATTACTTCATTCGGCCGTACATCATCCGAATAAACAAAGAAACATTAAACGATCCTACCTCTATTACACTGCGCACCTCGTGAACGTCGCACGTGTATGATCTGAGCGATTCGTGGCGTTTGAAAtaagcaaaaacaaaatggctACCTGGAGAAATTATACAAACTGAAGACTAACACTCGGTTAAAGAAACTAATagggccaaaaaaaaaacacaaccgtTCGATTCAAGAGTCGAGAGAATAGAGCATGTAGAGAGCGAgcgtttcttttaaaaacgATAACCCCAAAAAAGTGACCCCCACTTCCCTGGCGGTCGAATCTTCTCGGTCATCTTCGGACGTCCCTATACTTCTCCTGGTCTCCTGTGGCGACGgcaatttaaattcaaactgGGCGgcaattcaaattcaaactGGGATATTACAATACAAACAGGGAGTAAAGTTGAtcattatacaggctgtttgaaaattgctagtacaaaaaaaacctggtaattggtgatggtgagttgaagtcatcggcaaaagaaaattctaataaaaatcctctagttttcgagataaaaattactaaaaattgggttaaaattgttagtgcaccactgagttaaggtattttaaaaagacacttcacgttgttaagcaataacgaaataaaaaatttgatgttcttaaactgtcaatctgtggttgccaagatcttgcaaaaaaatataaatttttcatattgttgtatagtccttcattatcactacgatcatcacgcttggttaccaaggtttaaaaaatattgccccgcctgaggcgtagaatatgcaggaatagggttactttatcccttttgttttaaaaaattaaaaattggtttcttggatttctaagggcttccagatgccacagtttttttttgtactagcaattttcaaacaccctgtatatgtacaggtcgtgcaaaaaataacTTGTGCATGAGATTCCACGTCATTTACTCGTACTGTCACaacagaattttttgtttgtattacatattcaattttcaaaatttatgaaattatttttcagttaAGTACAGAGTGGCTACGAAAATTGGaatcactttttttcatatttccaAGAGGTGTCGCTGTTTTTACAAAAGATTTGAgtattgaaaaattatatttaattaaaggGCAACATGAAATTCAATATTTCGTGCAATTGtcactatttttaataattatcaatgtcactgtcaatttaaaattatgaataTTTCAATATTGAGCAGCGAATAAGTATGATAAAATGGTATTATCTTGTTAGAGAAGGTCGCTTTGGTAGAACAGCAGCTGTAAGAGTGCAGGATCAGTAGCGTGCAGCATATCCTAATCGGCTACAACAAACATTTagctacattttttgaaagcgTAGTTACGTAAAAAAACAAGGTTGCCAGCAAttccatttcattttttttttgtatttccaTCTTTTGGGCACATGTGGAAAAGTGAACCCAATTTTCGTAGCCAGTCTGTATATAccaacaaacatttttacacTTTATTTGTTTGTGTATGCATTATTACCTCTCGAGAGCACGTTCAGCGCAGATTCTTGAAGAACGGGGTACATATGTTAACTGGTAGTTACCCACCCAGAGGCTATCCTAATGATCTTCTTTTGAGACAACTCGGAATGTCATCACTACTGTCGAGACGGGATGAGCACTCAGTTGTTTTCCTGTTCAAATTGATCAAAGGCCTTGTTGACTGTTCAGATTTGTTGTCGCAAGTTACTTTTAAGGTAAATCGTCCAGCTTGTCGCACGAAAAACACTTTCTTTCTTCCGACTAGACATACAAATACCTACTGGACTCTCGTCGCCGGTTGTCCGGATGATGAGCAATTATCAGAACATTGAGGATATGGTTGACATATTTTGTTGTGGCCTCGATGCTATTAAGAGGTGCTATTTCAACCCTCACATTAGAAATCTGCAATAGGATACTAGTTGCTTGGTATGGGTTGAAATAGTTCCGTTGATTCATTCTTAATGACTGTTTGGTGGTTTGAtcgttttgtttcttttttgtttttgctttgTCTTTTACTTGGTTGACCTGTAattgggacatcctgttggtCAACTTgtccaaataataataatcacccTACGTTGAAATGCAAACAAGGCAGAAATAATTcagaaatacataattatgtttGAATTTGCGTtatgttttcagttttctgaagagaaataaatattatcaATTTCAAATCTACAGTTGATTGCAAAAAACGGAACTGTAGAATAAAATTGAggcatttttacaattttttcagtgtgaaaccttcttacgacaGATTagttagaatttttaaaaattatttgataggaaTTGTCAAGTAAACAGttatttgacaaatggacaataccaaatttacattaggaaaattttcatttcccattttttttttcaaccaactgtaccttaCCATCCCTTAAGATTTTAAAAAGTgtacttttaaaatatttcaacaatttaattaaataaagacATAATCTGGCGATATAATTTAATCTTGTCTTCCCTTTCCACCAAAAAACCTCTTGGCCCCTACCATGTTTTACTTTCTCGcaacgaaattatttttttaactgtttatttattattgttagttGTAAAAATTTAGTCCAAGGTTTTCGTtgtaatttattgtttgtgcTAACAGAATAGTGTATCATCCTACCAGAAACTGCAAATTcgattcaaattcaaaatctgCACTTCGGTGGCGCCACCTATAAACATCTGCAAAGGTCAAAACTGAAATGGCGGGAATGGAACAAACTCAACAAACGAAAAGCGGACGACATTGACGCGGACAGTGTGTACGTTATAGGTTAGGTTAGAGTATTTTGACAGCAGCAGAACTGACGAAAACAATTTGTTTCACTTGAAGAAGCCCAACAGATGCAGCACCACAAGATGTAAGTAATCATCTCGACGATAACTTTGTAAAGTCACAGTTTTGAGTTTAACAAACGCGTCTAAATAACCTCAACTGGTAAAGGCCCCTCTAAAGGTCAGCCTTCCCCAGattgtgatttaatttttttttcagggaTGTTGCAAAGAAATATAATTTACGTGAGTTCCGGGTGGTCGCAAGAAAATTATCTTTGGAAGATATAAGTCGCATCAGCGTAAGTCCCTTCTTCGTGGGATTCCGTTGTGGCCTTTGCGGGAAGATGGCTTATTGCCAGCCAAAGTGCCTTTGTTGTGGAACGTCCTATCACTATAAATGTGCTATTGTACTTCACTATTGTTGTGGCtcaaaaatttttccaaatgaaGAAAGCACTTTATGTAAATGCCCCAGGTGCAATAGCGCCGTAGAATATGGCCCGGAATGCACTGTCTGTCACAaacagtaccacattcattgCTTGTCGCCTTACGACCAGTGTTGCCGACACAACATATACGAGCCATCCATCAAACGTGAGTGCGGCAAGTGCCGGAACGGCGTCGATTTTGGCCCCAAATGTCCCCTCTGCATCAATACTTACCACACGGATTGCGTGGGGGAAGTTTTTGAGTGTTGCAAGATAAAATTTACTCCCGACGATGACACGAATTACAGATGTAGAAGGTGTAAAAGAAAAGTGATGTTCACTGGAATAATGTGTCCATTATGCGGAGAACTGTACCACAGACTTTGTCTCATCCGCGCAAAGAACTGCTGCGGAAAACCTTTACGCCCAGAGCTATACCTCATCCCATCTTTTAAAATCGTAGTAAACCACTTCTCCAAAGCTAACAAACGAAAAAGCTTGCTCCAAAACTCGAAACAAGCGACGTACGCGCTGCGCAGTTTAGTTAATATCGAGGCTCAAAGCTCGAACGAACCAAGGTTTTTTCTGCTCAAGCGAGAAAAtacgttttaatttattgttttctttttctagGGTGAAGAAGAAATCGACAAGTTGCCAGACCAACCCCCTGGACAACGTCACCATAGTGGAAGTGAAAACCGAGCTGGAAGAGAAAGAAGTGGAGATTCCGTGTTCGCCCCCGATCTTCGAGAGGGAGATCAGCTACAGTCCTGAACCGTCTTCGTCCGGCACACACAAGACCGACTTGAACGGCGACTGCGAAGACACTCTCAGGAACCTGTTCGATTTCCTGTACAACATGGTGAAGAAATTTCCCCCGCACCTACAAACTCAGGTCAAAATCGACCTTTTCAAGACGGTGACCGAAGCAGATATGCAGTGGCAATGTGATATGACCCAACAAAACCGAAAATAACATTTAAGTTATTTCAGATGATCTAGAATCGTCttgatttgttgtttttttctacTCGTAATAGTTTTAAGAAGACATATTTATAGGTGACATCAAATAAACGCACACGGAATAAAAGA contains these protein-coding regions:
- the LOC138124218 gene encoding uncharacterized protein; the protein is MQHHKMDVAKKYNLREFRVVARKLSLEDISRISVSPFFVGFRCGLCGKMAYCQPKCLCCGTSYHYKCAIVLHYCCGSKIFPNEESTLCKCPRCNSAVEYGPECTVCHKQYHIHCLSPYDQCCRHNIYEPSIKRECGKCRNGVDFGPKCPLCINTYHTDCVGEVFECCKIKFTPDDDTNYRCRRCKRKVMFTGIMCPLCGELYHRLCLIRAKNCCGKPLRPELYLIPSFKIVVNHFSKANKRKSLLQNSKQATYALRSLVNIEAQSSNEPRVKKKSTSCQTNPLDNVTIVEVKTELEEKEVEIPCSPPIFEREISYSPEPSSSGTHKTDLNGDCEDTLRNLFDFLYNMVKKFPPHLQTQVKIDLFKTVTEADMQWQCDMTQQNRK